The DNA sequence ATACATATCATAATAGTAGGGTTCATTAAATGGTTTGTCCAGATCCTCCAAGATAGTATCCATAGAAGAATTGTCAGGGTTACTATCCACGTAGGTGTCATCCACTTGGTTGGGGTTACTATCCACATATGTAAACTCATTTGTAGTTTTGGGATTATTCATATCTATCTGTATAGAAACATCAGTATTCAACGTTTTGTTACTATCACTAGGGTGAGTGTTACCACTATGTGTCTCATTTTCCcacttttcttttaatttggCTAATCGTTCGTGATGATTTTCCCACTTTTCGCACATATCTCTATGTCTATCTAACCATTTATGGAATAGTTCCAGTTGGTTGAGTAGGGGGTCGTCACTTATAGGTTTGGCAACACTATGTATACTTGTTTGTTTCACATGATTTGTCCCGAATAATTCGTTTTCTTTTCGTTTCAATAATTCATCATAAATATCAACATTATTACTATTCAACGAATCATTAATTAAATCTATACCagaatatacattatttgaTACATATTGTCGATCATCCATACTATTAGTACTCATATTAACATTATAACTATATTCTTCTCCACTATATAAATTTCTATCATGAATAGACATAATAAAAGGTTTTTCGTCCATACTAACATGTAACGTTTTGggatttgtattattatccaCATTATCACGTAAAATATTTGGTTCTGTATTTGGTTCATTTTGTAACATATTAGATATAAAATCATGTTTCAATGTATTCCACTCATCATCAgtaaatttatttgtatgtGGTATATCACTACTAGGTATACcatcattttgtatatcattTTGTGTATCACTAGGTGTGTTTTTACCACTAGCTGTTGTGTTGTTACCACTTTGTGTTTTACCACTAGCTGTTGTGTTTTTACCACTAGCTGTTGTGTTGTTACCACTAGGTTCTAGTACGACTTCAatcaatgttttatatttaggaGCACGTGgtgcatatatatcattaatatccaATTCTTCATATTCACTTTCTGAGGAAGTTACATCAGTAGTATCAGACATAAATGCATATTTTTCATCTCCACTGCTATCTccttccatatatatatatgttttgccTTTATATCGATCACTAACATAGGGgatatatctattttttgATTTCGGGGTAGGTGTTCCATAATCACTTTTGGGTATTTGCAGTATTTGGAATAAATTTCCAACAGATGCTTTggtttttttctaaaaaaaaaatgaacatatatgtgtatgtatatatttatgtatgtatatatgtatgtagttatgggtatatatataatatgtatatgtatgtgtaaaTGTGTATGTAGTtatgggtatatatatatatgtatgtgtatatgtacatgtatgtaattttattttattttttttatttaattaaattttttaatttttcttttatttaattttttttattttttttttatttaattaaatttttttattttttttttattttatgatatatattttttttttaacatttttttaatttttttttatttaaataaatttttttatttttttatttaattaaatttttttaatttttttttatttaattaaattttattttatttatttttttttttttttaaatattttttatttatattttaataaatttttttttttatgtttttgttcataaaatttcccattttttatttcattaaaattttatttatttccattttaatttttatttttaatattttaaaatcttTCTCTTTCttgtttttcttattttttttaataaatatgttcctatattacttatttttttttttcctttttcaatataaatacataaatatataaaatacatatatccacaccaaccatatatatatatatacacatatacacatctatatatataaacacgaacaacaacatatatatatatttttccccTTACCTTCAGTACAAAATAACTCAACGCAACAAACGCTATTCCTACACTTAACGGAAACGCAGAAGGTAGTAACACATCGGTTAATCTATATTCCTTGGGGGTTATTTGtcgtttttgtttttttcgtTGTTTTGGTCGTGATCTAGGTACTGGAGCAGGAGCTGGTGGAGTTGGAAGTTTTTCGGTCCCTGCGGAGTCTGTATCCACGTCATCAGTTGGTGATGCGGGTTTTTCCTCATCTCTTTTATCTTTATCTTCTTCCTTTGGAATTTCTGGTACCTTAGGAGGTGGCGCTTCAGGTTTAACAAACTGTTCACAAAATTCCGGAACTACAGATGTTGTTGATGTGTCGTCTTCGGGGGATTCGTCGTAAGTTTCGTCTTCTGTGGGTTTTAGAACACAACTATTTGGATCAGTTACTTCAATAGTTTGCGTATTATAtgtatcaatttttttttgaagttTATAAAGCAAACATTCTACGACATCGTTATATTCATGCTGTCCCTTTTTTGAGGTATCAGTGTCAATACATTCATTTGAATCATACAAATCACTTAATGTTTTAACCTTTCCTATAACGTTGTCAACATCAGTTTGAGGTATCAATGTCTCCAAAAAAGAGTTTAAATTACTAGAAGTACCCTcattgttttcttttttatattgatcATTGAAacgtttttttatttcttcccattcattcttttttttctctatCCATTTCCTCACGCACTTACATTTATTTGGACAATCATTTGTACATGTGGATTTATTTCCACTATTTATACAATGTGAAATTTtatgtttaattttattataatcgtcaaaaaaattatctacCCAACGTTTAAGCAATGCTctaatttctatatattgttttaaatctgtaccattttcatttttttttttgaggaAACATACAACTGAATTGCATAATTTGTCGCATTCCCATTCCTCTTTTCTAATACCCTTAAAAATATCTGCTTCTTTACATTCGTCTAAGCCTCTTTCAAATTTATGGTCACTGTTATCACTCACATGCAAAACAACTTGTTGATCAGCTTTTATCtttgttttaatattatctttaGTAATAACCGCGTTATCTTTGCACGTCTTTTGAGTAACTTCACTCCAACCACTGTTTTTACTTTCAATTCCAAATATAGGACATGGATCACAATAATTTTCATGTCCAAATGTTTTATGATCATCAAATTTTATGTGACTGTTTCCTGTTTTATCCTTTCCACTATCATCtacattatcatttttacaCGGTCCGTTTTTTAACCTTTCTAAAAATTGTGCAGCGTTCTCCTGTAGTGTTTCACAAACTCCATTAACACCACCCTTACTTTCCTCttcgtatttttttttttgtccagTATATGCCTTTTGTTGGTTCTCAtattctgttttttttttttctatccattttttataaaatctaCAATATTTACCACAATCCCGATATTCTAAATCCGGAACAGTATCATAATCGTCACGAAGCATTTTTTCACAATTTTCACCATCCCCACTACTATATCTTTCACCATGTATTCCACTACGACAATTATCCTTCACGTTTTTCAACATCCGCGCCCTTTTACCACAAAAGTCGCTTCCCCACTCATGTAACCAACGAAAAAATGGGGGTCTTTCCACAAAATTTTCCAATTTGGTATCGTCGTTGCTTTTGGCTTGGGTACCACTATTTTCATCTTTAAGTGTCACTTTGCTGTAATGGTACTCGCCTTTTTCTTCTTTGATTTTTCCCAAAAGTTTGTCCGCATCTTGAATCTGTTCTATTTTATATGTGTTTTTGCCGTCTGGGTTTTTTACCTCGATTTCTTTATATGTTAGTGCACATATCATTCCATTCCAGATATGTTGTGCGTTTTCTTTCCACCAAGAGGAGGGGTCTTTAACACTATTTGGGGGGAGGGTGCCACTAGGAGGAGATTGGTTACCACTATTTTGAAAAAACTTCTTTAACTGTTCTTGTATTTTCTCTTCTCTTccctttatttctttatcacCTTTAAGTATGTCGTGGTAGGTACTACTCTTCGTGTTGTCGTCTTTATCACcactaaataatatatctttgtAGTCTGCTAATGTATAAAACATCTGACGCAAGAAGGGTAGGGGTATGGTACCATTTTTTAAGGAGGTTTCGGGGGTTTCTTCACCACCACCGGCACCTTCGAGTAGTGGTAGTGGTGACCCACTTTGTCTCTTCgtgttttcctttttatatctATCCCATAAGAAGAAGGTTTCTACCGCAGCACTCTTCACAAACCACTTGAGTAAATCCTCTTGTGACGGCGCTTTGTCGACCTCTACGCCTAGTGATTGTAAATCGTGTATGTATAGTTTTCGCCTCCTGGGTGGCACACAAACACTACCACCACTTTTGACAGGGGCACCAGATTTAGTGGTACTGTCACTTATGCACTTCCAATTGGGGAACTTTTCCTTaccatatttatcatattttgttCCGCACGCGTCACCAAAATCGTTACCACTAAATAGTTTGTCCACTATGCTGCAAACCTCCACTGACGGATCTGTTGCCGGCCCGTCCGTGACTTCTGTGTCTTGTGTTGTTGTTTCTTTTGGTCCCTCCCCCGTCCCTTCCGTGGTCTTGTGTGTTTGCTCTTCCGCCTCTTCCACCACGTCATCTTCGCCATCTTCGTCTGAGGAGTCGTCATCGTTGTCGTCGGGTTCCTCGTGGGAGTCAACGTGGTTGGGGTCACGTGGTGATGATGGGGAAGTGCCGGAGCGGGCGGGAGTTtcttgttgttgttgttttttttgttggTTGCATTCTTGATCATTATGTGAGTTTGTGCATTTTTTGGCATCTTCTCCTTCATGTTCAAGCAAGAAATCAATTATTGTTTCCTTGTTGGTAGGATCGTCATTtcgttctttttttttctcatccaatttttctttaattttctCCATCTGTTCTGGATCTGCATAAGCATCGGATATACCATCGAAATACTCATTTTCCAAAAATTGTTcaagaataatataatgtgGTATTCCTTGACCTACTTCCTGTCCAAAACCTTCTTGCGTGTAAAAATGGTTTCTTATTTTCGTccattcttctttttttttttgttcaatcCATTTTTCAAAACATTTACATGGTGTTTTGCATccatttttacattttattttcgtACCATTTTTTAAGCATCCCTTAAGTTTCTCTTTCCATTCCATAGAATCGTCTAACATATGTGTAACCCAAAACctaaaaaaatcataaaacttctttacttttttcttgtttttatctttttcatcatattcCCATACACATTTATCTTTTCCTTCTTTGTCATGATAACAATtccatttttcatataaagaATTATCATTTGAATTTGTACAAAAAGCGTctaattttttgttaatattatcatgtcCTTCACCACTGATGAGGACTTTAATTTCAGTAGGATCTACACCCTCTGGAGGTACGTAGCTACTGAATAAACGTAGGCATTTACCCTCTTCGTCACCTTCACTTCTAAATACTCCATCTACGAACTTACCTCCACAATAAGGACAAGGTTTACAATATTCTGTAAGagaaaatatttcattaaGTTCAAATTTAGTAAAATCAAAATAACCTTCTCCTTCCACTTTAGGGTGTTTTTGGCACGCCGTTTCTTTACTTAACAATTCTAAAAAGCTTCTCACATTTTCGTGTTTGTTTTTAAGTTCATCATAAAAATCTTTTACATATAAGTTATTAGTAGTTCCATTTGTTGCTTGTTTTGTTccgtttttatatttttctatttcttgtgtatatttttttttttgtttgtcaAATTCCAGCTTTTGGTTACCTAACCATTTTACAAAAGGATTACATGCAAAAAAACATTTGTGACAATTATTTTCCATACTATATTCTTCCTGCGCCCTAACAGTTTGTGTGCAATCGTAGCCATTACCACTACAATATCGTTCttgataatatttatctttttcacGACATTGTTCTTTAGCATTttctaatttatattttcgttTACGACAAAAGTCTTCTGCCCATTCTTCGAACCAACGAAGATACTGCGGCACATAGTCAAAATATGTGGGGACAATATTTGCGCCGTCACACCGGCATTGATTACGAGTCGCACTTCTTCCTGCACACGCTGTTTGTCGAAAATATGTATTACCTTGAGCGTTACATGTTAATGCTTCCCAGATTGTGGCGCGATTCGCATACCACCAATCTTCTCGTAATTGAAAGAAATTTCCgtctttttcatctttttggTAGCGTTCTTGTAGCGCATCCTTATTATTGCCGCTCTTCGTCACGTCACTATGTATTTTCCCGAAAATTGTTTTCaaattattttctaatttttctctttctgtttgctttttttttttattaccacTATATAGATCTTTGCCGCGTACGATATCACCTATATCGGCAAAACTGCGTGCCAACATAGTACATATTTGAGAAGAAGAAGCAGAAGAAGCATATTGTGCTTGATATTTTTGATAATGTGTATTTATTGAGTTTCCTTCATGTTTGGCTGCAAGACACACATCTGCCAACAAATCATTTTTAGCTTTCAAACTATCCTTACTATTCATATTTGGAAAATTTTTGTTACATAGAGATAACCGTCTATATGGAGCACACGCTCCTTCATTATCATTACTACCACTTATTTTGTTCTTATCACATTCAGCGCCACGTTCTTTAGAAAAACGATGTTCTTTTCCTGTTCCATCCTTTCCGCACGGATCACCGCGAGCAGTAACACCACCCCTACCACTAATAAGTTTATCATATCCAAAATCGCATGGTTTATTGGTGCCACCTGTTTCTCCACTAGCAGTTGCAAATGACAAATTTCCTTTCAACGCCCCTTTATATGTTTCAGCATCACCATTTTTCACTTTGTCGTGCACTTGTTGCCCAATTTTATCCAAAAGGTCCTTTGCATCCTTATAGTCATCCTTACCACCCCCACCAACTTTCTGCGCCATTGTGGTTGTCCGTGCACTACATTATGTCATGCATACGTGGTATACGTGGTTTATATCGTGGCATACATGGTTTGGTGGTGTGGTGTGGTGTGGGGTGattgtatgtatgtatgtatgtatgtatgttatGGGAGTATTGTGATATGGTAAAATCAGATTGTATATgttggaatatatatataagtattatatatatatttgtatatatatagtaattataatagtagtaatattataatattacaatatatattaataaataatatttaatatgtatataataattattagttttatatatatatttttaaaaaaaatttatattaatatttttataataaatttaaatattctaacaaaaaaaaaaacaacaattacattttatgaaaaatattatatatattatgtattcctttatttatatatttaattatatatattattttcttatgttttatatattttgtaaaattataaatgagaaaaaaaaaaatacgaaaatacatacatataaaagaatacaacatgtttctatatttaattataaaccttaatatattttttttttttcgccttattttaatttattatatatatattttagagaTAACAAAAGAAACTATTATGTTCTTCTGCTTCTCTCTATCCATACTATCTATCATATatctacataaaaaaatatatatgcatatatatatatatatatatttatatttttcattatattaaaaataatacattataaatataatattttttattcttatttttttttttatattataatttataatatactatataatatataacatatccTGTAGTACAACGTATATATAAGATCGAGAACAAGAACAAGAACGTATCgatatagaaataaaaaaaatatatatatttggtaacaagaagataaaaaaaattattatattcttaattaaaataatttttatatttagtgttttatataaaatatataaatatatatatacatatatatataggcaTACGTATTCtctcaacatatatatatatattggggCATACGTATTCCtacaaaatacatatatatatatataacagcATACGTATTCCTAAAcccaaaatatacatatatacatatatttatatataataattctcgGTTACTGCATGTGTCCGTGCACGATTT is a window from the Plasmodium falciparum 3D7 genome assembly, chromosome: 4 genome containing:
- a CDS encoding erythrocyte membrane protein 1, PfEMP1; amino-acid sequence: MAQKVGGGGKDDYKDAKDLLDKIGQQVHDKVKNGDAETYKGALKGNLSFATASGETGGTNKPCDFGYDKLISGRGGVTARGDPCGKDGTGKEHRFSKERGAECDKNKISGSNDNEGACAPYRRLSLCNKNFPNMNSKDSLKAKNDLLADVCLAAKHEGNSINTHYQKYQAQYASSASSSQICTMLARSFADIGDIVRGKDLYSGNKKKKQTEREKLENNLKTIFGKIHSDVTKSGNNKDALQERYQKDEKDGNFFQLREDWWYANRATIWEALTCNAQGNTYFRQTACAGRSATRNQCRCDGANIVPTYFDYVPQYLRWFEEWAEDFCRKRKYKLENAKEQCREKDKYYQERYCSGNGYDCTQTVRAQEEYSMENNCHKCFFACNPFVKWLGNQKLEFDKQKKKYTQEIEKYKNGTKQATNGTTNNLYVKDFYDELKNKHENVRSFLELLSKETACQKHPKVEGEGYFDFTKFELNEIFSLTEYCKPCPYCGGKFVDGVFRSEGDEEGKCLRLFSSYVPPEGVDPTEIKVLISGEGHDNINKKLDAFCTNSNDNSLYEKWNCYHDKEGKDKCVWEYDEKDKNKKKVKKFYDFFRFWVTHMLDDSMEWKEKLKGCLKNGTKIKCKNGCKTPCKCFEKWIEQKKKEEWTKIRNHFYTQEGFGQEVGQGIPHYIILEQFLENEYFDGISDAYADPEQMEKIKEKLDEKKKERNDDPTNKETIIDFLLEHEGEDAKKCTNSHNDQECNQQKKQQQQETPARSGTSPSSPRDPNHVDSHEEPDDNDDDSSDEDGEDDVVEEAEEQTHKTTEGTGEGPKETTTQDTEVTDGPATDPSVEVCSIVDKLFSGNDFGDACGTKYDKYGKEKFPNWKCISDSTTKSGAPVKSGGSVCVPPRRRKLYIHDLQSLGVEVDKAPSQEDLLKWFVKSAAVETFFLWDRYKKENTKRQSGSPLPLLEGAGGGEETPETSLKNGTIPLPFLRQMFYTLADYKDILFSGDKDDNTKSSTYHDILKGDKEIKGREEKIQEQLKKFFQNSGNQSPPSGTLPPNSVKDPSSWWKENAQHIWNGMICALTYKEIEVKNPDGKNTYKIEQIQDADKLLGKIKEEKGEYHYSKVTLKDENSGTQAKSNDDTKLENFVERPPFFRWLHEWGSDFCGKRARMLKNVKDNCRSGIHGERYSSGDGENCEKMLRDDYDTVPDLEYRDCGKYCRFYKKWIEKKKTEYENQQKAYTGQKKKYEEESKGGVNGVCETLQENAAQFLERLKNGPCKNDNVDDSGKDKTGNSHIKFDDHKTFGHENYCDPCPIFGIESKNSGWSEVTQKTCKDNAVITKDNIKTKIKADQQVVLHVSDNSDHKFERGLDECKEADIFKGIRKEEWECDKLCNSVVCFLKKKNENGTDLKQYIEIRALLKRWVDNFFDDYNKIKHKISHCINSGNKSTCTNDCPNKCKCVRKWIEKKKNEWEEIKKRFNDQYKKENNEGTSSNLNSFLETLIPQTDVDNVIGKVKTLSDLYDSNECIDTDTSKKGQHEYNDVVECLLYKLQKKIDTYNTQTIEVTDPNSCVLKPTEDETYDESPEDDTSTTSVVPEFCEQFVKPEAPPPKVPEIPKEEDKDKRDEEKPASPTDDVDTDSAGTEKLPTPPAPAPVPRSRPKQRKKQKRQITPKEYRLTDVLLPSAFPLSVGIAFVALSYFVLKKKTKASVGNLFQILQIPKSDYGTPTPKSKNRYIPYVSDRYKGKTYIYMEGDSSGDEKYAFMSDTTDVTSSESEYEELDINDIYAPRAPKYKTLIEVVLEPSGNNTTASGKNTTASGKTQSGNNTTASGKNTPSDTQNDIQNDGIPSSDIPHTNKFTDDEWNTLKHDFISNMLQNEPNTEPNILRDNVDNNTNPKTLHVSMDEKPFIMSIHDRNLYSGEEYSYNVNMSTNSMDDRQYVSNNVYSGIDLINDSLNSNNVDIYDELLKRKENELFGTNHVKQTSIHSVAKPISDDPLLNQLELFHKWLDRHRDMCEKWENHHERLAKLKEKWENETHSGNTHPSDSNKTLNTDVSIQIDMNNPKTTNEFTYVDSNPNQVDDTYVDSNPDNSSMDTILEDLDKPFNEPYYYDMYDDDIYYDVNDHDASTVDSNNMDVPSKVQIEMDINTKLVKEKYPIGDVWDI